The Panacibacter microcysteis genome includes a window with the following:
- a CDS encoding PASTA domain-containing protein — MFKFITHKSFFINLLVIILLVGILVFLFFSLLGSFTNHNETQKVPSVTGKSYEEAEKILAAAGFDAGIQDSVYADTARPLQVLRQSPDVDAVVKEGRTVYLTINRAVPPQIDMPDLRGFSIKSAELYLQSLGLKIGDTSYVYDIARNAIKDQLYNGKSIQPGTKINMGSKVDLVIGNGVSDIELDVPNLVGLTVAEAKSVLGSNNIILGAMIPLDAVTDTDNAYIVNQKPIQLTTNPDGTTMINKIRPGQIMDVWISKEKLVAPPAE; from the coding sequence GTGTTTAAATTCATTACGCATAAGTCTTTCTTCATAAACCTGCTGGTAATAATATTGCTGGTTGGTATACTCGTCTTTTTGTTTTTTAGTTTGCTGGGTTCCTTTACCAACCACAACGAAACACAAAAAGTGCCTTCCGTTACAGGCAAGTCTTACGAAGAAGCAGAGAAAATTCTTGCAGCAGCAGGTTTCGATGCAGGCATACAGGATTCTGTATATGCAGACACCGCAAGACCATTGCAGGTATTGCGCCAGTCGCCCGATGTAGATGCAGTTGTAAAAGAAGGCAGAACGGTTTATTTAACCATCAACCGTGCTGTACCTCCACAAATCGATATGCCAGACCTGCGAGGCTTTTCAATAAAAAGCGCAGAACTGTACCTGCAGAGCCTGGGTCTTAAAATTGGTGATACATCGTATGTGTACGACATAGCACGCAATGCCATCAAAGACCAGTTGTACAACGGCAAATCAATACAGCCGGGTACCAAGATCAATATGGGAAGCAAGGTAGACCTCGTAATAGGTAATGGTGTAAGCGATATAGAACTTGATGTTCCCAACCTCGTGGGGCTTACCGTAGCGGAAGCCAAATCTGTTCTGGGCAGTAACAATATCATACTCGGCGCTATGATCCCGCTGGATGCTGTTACCGATACTGATAATGCATACATTGTAAACCAGAAACCGATACAACTTACCACCAATCCAGATGGTACTACCATGATCAACAAAATCAGGCCGGGACAGATCATGGATGTATGGATCAGTAAAGAAAAACTTGTGGCACCACCAGCCGAATAA
- a CDS encoding D-alanine--D-alanine ligase, translating to MKKRIALVTGGYSGEAQISYKSAVTVEQNVDREKYDLYKIDICNEGWLYDDGNSCTAVNRNDFSVTVNGAYITFDAVLMCIHGNPGEDGKLQGYFDMLKIPYTSCDAATSALTFNKRYTVAVAAFSGIRVARSVLLIKNRFTNPEDIINTLQFPVFVKPNNGGSSIGMSKVNSPSEELGAAIEKAFKEDDQVLVEEFIEGRELTIGVFRKNNEVITLPMTEIISKKEFFDFEAKYLGKSDEITPAQVDETVAEKVRTAAKKIYEVFNCKGIVRIDFIYNEKAGEPFMLEINTVPGQSEASLVPQQVKAMGWTLQEFYTAVIEEAFA from the coding sequence ATGAAAAAACGAATTGCATTGGTTACGGGCGGCTATAGCGGCGAAGCGCAGATCAGCTATAAAAGCGCAGTAACTGTAGAGCAAAATGTAGACAGGGAAAAATATGATCTCTATAAAATAGATATATGTAATGAAGGCTGGTTATATGATGATGGCAACAGCTGTACTGCGGTAAACAGGAATGACTTCTCCGTTACCGTAAATGGTGCGTATATAACTTTTGATGCCGTATTGATGTGCATTCATGGTAACCCGGGAGAAGACGGAAAATTACAGGGCTATTTTGATATGCTGAAAATTCCTTATACCAGTTGCGATGCTGCAACCAGCGCCCTTACATTCAATAAGAGATATACCGTTGCTGTGGCTGCCTTTAGCGGAATAAGGGTTGCACGTTCTGTACTGTTAATCAAAAACCGGTTTACCAATCCTGAAGATATTATCAATACGCTGCAGTTCCCGGTGTTTGTAAAACCCAATAACGGCGGCTCCAGCATTGGTATGAGCAAAGTAAACAGTCCGTCGGAAGAGTTGGGTGCGGCAATAGAAAAAGCATTTAAAGAAGACGACCAGGTACTTGTAGAAGAATTTATAGAAGGGCGTGAACTAACCATCGGTGTATTCAGAAAAAATAATGAAGTCATTACCTTGCCAATGACCGAGATCATCTCAAAAAAAGAGTTCTTCGATTTTGAAGCAAAGTATCTTGGTAAAAGTGACGAAATAACGCCTGCGCAGGTAGATGAAACGGTGGCGGAAAAAGTGCGGACAGCAGCAAAAAAGATTTATGAGGTATTCAACTGCAAAGGCATTGTTAGAATTGATTTTATCTACAATGAAAAAGCAGGAGAGCCGTTTATGCTCGAGATTAACACGGTACCCGGCCAGAGCGAGGCAAGCCTTGTACCCCAACAGGTAAAAGCAATGGGCTGGACATTGCAGGAGTTCTATACAGCAGTGATTGAAGAGGCCTTTGCCTGA
- a CDS encoding porin family protein, which produces MKKMILGAAIITFAAIAHTAGAQTANHKQWMHTMPKFGIKGGVSLTGLSNLNGDYRTTGHGGIFVHHTLNKNWCFQPEILYAAQGQQFINQEGDKRVLTADYIQAPFMMQYFPAKKFYVEFGPQVSFLLNSKVKNEGGGDKTDVTDNYRKVDLGVNAGLGVNFTEHVGIYARYNQGLLDISKTTSTYRVNNGVQLGAAIKF; this is translated from the coding sequence ATGAAAAAAATGATTCTGGGAGCGGCGATTATTACTTTCGCAGCAATTGCACATACAGCCGGTGCGCAAACTGCCAACCACAAACAATGGATGCATACAATGCCAAAATTTGGTATTAAAGGTGGGGTAAGCTTAACAGGTCTTTCCAACCTTAACGGCGATTACAGGACCACGGGACATGGTGGTATTTTTGTACACCACACACTGAATAAAAACTGGTGTTTTCAGCCGGAGATCCTGTACGCAGCGCAGGGGCAGCAGTTTATAAACCAGGAGGGTGATAAGCGTGTGCTTACTGCAGATTATATACAGGCGCCTTTCATGATGCAATATTTTCCTGCAAAAAAATTCTACGTGGAGTTTGGGCCACAGGTAAGTTTCCTGCTCAATTCTAAAGTTAAAAACGAAGGCGGCGGCGATAAAACAGATGTTACCGATAATTACCGTAAGGTAGATCTTGGCGTTAATGCCGGGCTGGGTGTAAACTTTACAGAGCATGTAGGCATTTATGCCCGTTACAACCAGGGTTTGCTGGATATTTCAAAAACCACCAGCACGTACCGTGTAAACAATGGCGTGCAGCTTGGTGCCGCAATAAAGTTTTAA
- a CDS encoding outer membrane beta-barrel protein: protein MKRILLIAFVVLTASATMAQFPGAPGGGKGNAQSMNMGHVYGKIIDSLGKPIGEASVILLQTKFDTVTKKKKEVLLKGVTTKANGEFSLEELPIFGQLKLKISAVGFQILEQPVVFQMKMDPNAAKPGATPQQQMSAMSSMLNNIDKDLGNITLAADAKQLAGVTVTATTSGLKMDIDKKVFSVDKNIVSAGGTALDVMKNVPSLQVDIDGNVKLRNAAPQLYIDGRPTTLTLDQIPADAIENVEVITNPSAKYDASGGNAGILNIVLKKNKKTGYNGNVMAGVDRRGGVNGGGNFNLRQGKINFSAAAMVNMMRNKTTGTTDRLNFGDTQTHVYQNNLNKTNGGFMFGRLGLDYFVTNRLTLSLAAVKVHGEFKPNETIGITTDSLFKTGATTQSFSERVSVNTREFNATGLQGGFKYNFPKAGEELTGDANYFNGKNEGNSMYTTSYYTGATVSGKQYQQVVSSGGNKFLTIQTDYVKPVTEKTKLEAGLRAQLNRIKNNNETFIKGINADDFSKIPSATNNYSNKDNVYAAYVSVTSAIKDFGYKAGLRAESSNYTGELTNTGETFSNKYPLSLFPSLFLSQKLKNKQEVQLSYTRRVRRPNFFQLIPIVDYTDSLNIRRGNPNLQPEFTNSLEMSYTKTLKGNNTVLGSVYFKQSNNLITSFLDKDINPLTGKEDLIYTFVNANSSYSYGAELTSVNYVKKWWDFTANINVYNSKINTDNIGTSQDALWSWFGKMNNNFKLPKNFTIQLSGDYQSKTNLPVSNGGGQPGPPMMQAQASAQGYIRAFWGVDAAFKKTFLKNNAASITLSVSDIFRTRKQDQYSYSQYFTQNYYRLNNPQMVRLNFSYRFGKMDASLFKRQNMKSQAEGMQGATQGMQ from the coding sequence ATGAAGAGGATTTTACTCATTGCTTTTGTTGTACTTACGGCTTCTGCCACCATGGCCCAGTTCCCGGGCGCACCGGGTGGTGGAAAAGGAAATGCACAGTCAATGAATATGGGGCATGTTTATGGAAAGATCATCGACAGTCTCGGCAAACCAATAGGCGAGGCTTCTGTTATATTACTCCAGACAAAATTCGATACAGTTACGAAAAAGAAAAAAGAGGTGTTGCTAAAAGGCGTTACCACAAAGGCAAACGGGGAATTCAGCCTGGAAGAGTTACCGATCTTTGGCCAGTTAAAACTCAAGATTTCTGCAGTAGGTTTTCAGATTTTAGAGCAGCCCGTGGTTTTTCAAATGAAGATGGACCCCAATGCCGCAAAGCCGGGCGCTACACCACAGCAGCAAATGAGCGCCATGTCGAGCATGCTTAATAACATTGATAAAGATCTTGGAAATATAACTCTTGCCGCAGATGCAAAGCAACTGGCGGGTGTAACGGTTACTGCCACTACTTCCGGTCTTAAAATGGATATTGATAAAAAAGTTTTTAGCGTAGATAAAAACATTGTAAGCGCAGGCGGTACGGCACTGGATGTTATGAAAAATGTTCCGTCTTTACAGGTAGATATTGATGGGAATGTGAAACTAAGAAATGCCGCACCGCAGCTCTATATTGACGGCAGACCGACTACTCTAACGCTCGACCAGATTCCGGCAGATGCCATAGAAAATGTGGAAGTGATCACTAACCCTTCTGCGAAATATGATGCATCCGGCGGTAATGCGGGTATATTGAATATCGTATTAAAGAAAAACAAAAAGACGGGTTATAATGGTAACGTAATGGCCGGCGTGGACAGAAGAGGCGGCGTTAACGGCGGCGGTAATTTCAACCTCAGGCAAGGTAAAATAAATTTTTCTGCAGCAGCCATGGTAAACATGATGCGCAACAAAACAACAGGTACTACAGATCGCCTGAATTTTGGCGATACACAAACACACGTTTACCAGAACAACCTCAACAAAACAAATGGTGGTTTTATGTTTGGCAGGCTGGGGTTAGATTACTTTGTCACCAACAGGCTAACGTTATCACTGGCGGCGGTAAAAGTACATGGCGAGTTTAAACCAAATGAAACGATTGGTATTACCACAGACAGCCTGTTTAAAACGGGCGCCACAACGCAAAGTTTTAGTGAGCGTGTGTCTGTAAACACGAGGGAATTTAATGCCACCGGTTTGCAGGGCGGTTTCAAATATAATTTTCCAAAAGCCGGCGAAGAGTTAACTGGTGATGCCAATTATTTTAATGGCAAAAACGAAGGTAATTCTATGTACACCACCAGCTATTACACAGGCGCCACTGTAAGCGGTAAGCAATACCAGCAGGTAGTAAGCAGCGGCGGCAATAAGTTCCTCACCATACAAACAGATTATGTAAAACCTGTTACCGAAAAAACAAAACTGGAAGCAGGCTTACGTGCACAGCTCAACAGGATTAAGAACAACAACGAAACATTTATAAAAGGTATAAACGCAGATGATTTTTCCAAGATACCGTCTGCAACAAATAATTACAGCAACAAAGACAACGTGTATGCAGCATATGTGTCTGTTACCAGTGCCATTAAAGATTTTGGTTATAAAGCAGGCCTGCGTGCAGAAAGCTCCAACTATACCGGCGAGCTTACCAATACCGGTGAAACTTTTAGTAACAAATACCCGTTAAGTCTTTTCCCGTCTTTGTTCCTGAGCCAGAAGCTTAAGAACAAACAGGAAGTACAATTAAGTTATACACGACGTGTAAGAAGACCAAATTTCTTTCAGCTTATACCGATTGTAGATTATACAGACAGCCTCAACATCAGGCGTGGAAACCCCAACCTGCAGCCGGAATTTACAAACTCCCTGGAGATGTCTTATACAAAAACGCTTAAGGGAAACAATACGGTGTTAGGGTCTGTATACTTTAAGCAAAGCAATAACCTTATTACCAGTTTTCTCGATAAAGACATTAACCCGCTAACAGGCAAAGAAGACCTTATATACACGTTTGTTAACGCCAACTCCAGCTATAGTTATGGTGCAGAATTAACGTCTGTTAACTATGTAAAAAAATGGTGGGATTTTACGGCCAACATCAACGTATATAACTCGAAGATCAACACAGACAATATTGGCACATCGCAGGATGCGTTGTGGAGCTGGTTTGGTAAAATGAACAACAACTTTAAACTGCCAAAGAATTTTACCATACAATTAAGCGGCGATTACCAGAGCAAAACAAACCTGCCTGTTAGTAACGGTGGCGGCCAGCCAGGCCCTCCTATGATGCAGGCACAGGCATCCGCACAGGGTTACATACGCGCCTTCTGGGGTGTAGATGCAGCTTTCAAGAAAACCTTTCTTAAAAACAATGCAGCAAGCATAACCTTAAGCGTTAGTGATATTTTCAGAACGCGTAAGCAGGATCAATATTCATACAGCCAGTATTTTACCCAGAACTACTATCGTTTAAACAACCCGCAAATGGTACGTTTGAATTTCAGTTACCGTTTTGGAAAAATGGATGCATCATTGTTTAAACGCCAGAATATGAAGAGCCAGGCAGAAGGTATGCAGGGCGCCACACAGGGCATGCAGTAA
- a CDS encoding esterase — protein MKYLVVTVLVLLSLTIHAQNPSAARPGFFTLPTPPIVNKDSTVTFRLRAPYAAQVMLSLNGQTQPMQQDTKGLWSTTSKALLPDIYAYNFLVDSFSVTDPSNPLAKFGYNGNGQSLVVLPANPPNSWDIQHVPHGAVTRHLFHSTVIGDDRDYYVYTPPGYNAAGKDVYPVLYLLHGIGDDARAWTQIGFANIILDNLIAQGKIKPMIMVNTLGYGVPETMIGEGSFEKYTQSLVTEIMPAIEKNYRAAADSRLRAIAGLSMGGAEAVFAGLNNTDKFSWIGGFSSAFVMYRGAGRSGTPIVNKKITDEDVYVYTFPSLGNTINEQVKLLWISCGKSDFLLFSNKDFTKWLDKAKVNYKYTETAGAHTWMVWRRNLEAFAQLLFR, from the coding sequence ATGAAATACCTGGTTGTAACGGTGCTTGTTCTGTTGTCGCTCACCATCCATGCGCAAAACCCATCTGCCGCAAGACCCGGTTTCTTCACGCTTCCCACGCCACCCATCGTAAATAAAGACAGTACCGTAACATTCAGGCTTCGTGCGCCATACGCTGCACAAGTAATGCTATCGCTCAACGGGCAAACACAGCCAATGCAGCAAGATACAAAGGGTTTATGGAGCACCACTTCAAAAGCGTTGCTGCCGGATATTTATGCCTATAATTTCCTGGTAGACAGTTTTAGTGTTACAGACCCATCTAACCCGCTGGCAAAGTTTGGGTATAATGGCAACGGGCAAAGCCTTGTGGTTTTACCTGCTAACCCGCCCAACAGCTGGGATATACAGCACGTACCACACGGTGCCGTAACCAGGCATCTTTTCCATTCAACGGTTATTGGCGATGATCGCGATTATTACGTGTATACACCGCCCGGTTACAATGCCGCCGGCAAAGATGTGTACCCCGTTTTGTACCTGCTGCATGGTATAGGAGACGATGCAAGAGCCTGGACACAAATAGGCTTTGCCAATATTATACTCGATAACCTTATTGCACAGGGAAAGATAAAACCGATGATCATGGTGAATACATTGGGTTATGGTGTACCCGAAACTATGATCGGTGAGGGATCATTTGAGAAGTATACGCAATCTTTGGTTACAGAAATTATGCCTGCCATAGAAAAAAATTACCGTGCTGCTGCGGATAGCAGGCTGCGTGCAATTGCAGGTCTTTCAATGGGTGGCGCAGAAGCTGTATTTGCAGGGCTCAACAACACAGATAAATTTAGTTGGATAGGTGGCTTTAGCAGTGCGTTTGTAATGTACCGTGGTGCAGGCCGCTCAGGCACGCCTATTGTTAATAAAAAAATTACAGACGAGGATGTGTATGTATATACTTTCCCGTCTTTGGGCAATACTATAAATGAACAGGTAAAACTGCTCTGGATATCGTGCGGCAAATCAGATTTTCTCCTGTTCTCCAATAAAGACTTCACAAAGTGGCTGGATAAAGCAAAAGTAAATTATAAGTATACCGAAACTGCAGGGGCACACACGTGGATGGTTTGGCGCAGGAACCTGGAAGCCTTTGCGCAACTATTGTTCCGATAG
- a CDS encoding NUDIX hydrolase produces MMPQHNATEFIKKGEKEYLHHLSIDCVLFGYHDRHLKVLLLKWKDAEKWSLPGGFIRLDENLEQAATRILNERTGLDEIFLQQFQTFGEPGRSYRSKEDVAHLSTITNAAMGPDHWLLKRTVSIGYYAVTEYSKVNPQPDHLSDECTWCEIDAVPRLIFDHNLIFSEALKALRMQIYHQPIGYNLLPEKFTLPEIHDLYETILGKALDRRNFAKKIVSLGLIKKLNERKSIGAHRSPFLYKFDKRRYDKALREGMILAF; encoded by the coding sequence ATGATGCCTCAACACAACGCAACAGAGTTTATTAAAAAAGGGGAGAAGGAATACCTTCATCATTTATCTATCGACTGTGTGTTGTTTGGGTACCACGACCGCCATTTAAAAGTACTGTTGCTCAAATGGAAAGACGCTGAAAAATGGTCTTTGCCCGGCGGTTTTATAAGGCTGGATGAAAACCTGGAGCAGGCGGCAACGCGTATTCTGAATGAGCGAACAGGGCTTGATGAAATATTTTTACAGCAGTTTCAAACCTTTGGAGAGCCCGGCCGCTCATACCGCAGCAAAGAAGATGTGGCGCACCTGTCCACCATCACCAACGCAGCAATGGGCCCTGACCACTGGCTGCTGAAACGCACCGTCTCTATCGGTTACTATGCGGTTACAGAATATTCAAAAGTAAACCCGCAGCCAGATCATCTGTCAGACGAATGTACCTGGTGCGAAATTGATGCCGTGCCCAGGCTCATTTTCGATCATAACCTTATTTTTTCTGAAGCACTGAAGGCTTTGAGAATGCAGATATACCACCAGCCGATCGGGTATAATTTATTGCCCGAAAAATTTACACTGCCCGAGATACACGACCTGTATGAAACCATTCTTGGCAAAGCGCTTGACCGCAGAAATTTTGCCAAGAAAATCGTATCACTTGGGTTAATCAAAAAGCTGAATGAGCGTAAAAGCATAGGCGCACACCGCTCACCCTTTTTGTACAAATTTGATAAACGCAGGTATGATAAGGCTTTGAGAGAAGGTATGATACTGGCTTTCTAA
- a CDS encoding sugar phosphate isomerase/epimerase family protein, translated as MYNRRKFLQNSGALALGGLLLSGNSKAFFHGSKAHAVGLQLFTFFNEIDNDVEGTLKKIAAIGYTEIESAFSKKGGYYGMKPKEFAAYLTSIGLGWKSHHVLGAPFKMPPGAKMPTDANGNPIKIPPMRNLADNMQELVDEAAEGGVEFLVCANTPINTLSDINASIEVLNKTDEACKKAGIGFAYHNHDAEFHTIEGQVPYEMFLSQTKMQMELDLAWATKGGKDPVELFKQHPGRFPLWHVKDVDATFENILPVGSGTINYKRIFDAAATAGMKHFFVEHDMPKDAMASITASYEYLTKKLGV; from the coding sequence ATGTACAACCGCAGAAAATTTTTGCAAAACTCCGGTGCGCTTGCATTGGGTGGACTATTGTTATCCGGCAACAGTAAAGCATTTTTCCATGGCAGTAAAGCTCATGCAGTGGGCTTACAGCTTTTTACATTTTTCAACGAGATTGATAATGATGTAGAAGGCACGTTAAAGAAAATTGCAGCAATAGGCTATACAGAAATAGAATCTGCATTCAGTAAAAAAGGCGGTTATTATGGTATGAAGCCAAAAGAGTTTGCCGCATACCTTACCAGCATCGGTCTCGGCTGGAAATCGCACCATGTACTCGGCGCCCCTTTCAAAATGCCGCCCGGCGCAAAGATGCCCACAGATGCAAATGGCAACCCAATTAAAATTCCGCCAATGCGTAACCTTGCTGATAACATGCAGGAACTGGTAGACGAAGCAGCAGAAGGCGGTGTGGAATTTCTGGTATGCGCCAATACGCCTATAAACACATTAAGCGATATCAACGCTTCAATTGAAGTATTGAATAAAACAGATGAAGCCTGTAAAAAAGCAGGTATTGGTTTTGCTTACCACAACCACGATGCGGAGTTTCACACCATAGAGGGCCAGGTACCTTACGAAATGTTTTTATCGCAAACAAAGATGCAGATGGAGCTTGATCTTGCCTGGGCTACAAAAGGCGGTAAAGACCCCGTAGAACTTTTCAAACAACATCCCGGCCGTTTTCCGCTATGGCACGTAAAAGATGTAGATGCCACTTTCGAAAATATATTACCCGTTGGCAGCGGCACCATCAATTACAAACGCATATTCGATGCGGCTGCAACTGCCGGTATGAAGCATTTTTTTGTAGAGCACGATATGCCTAAAGATGCAATGGCAAGCATTACCGCAAGCTATGAATACCTTACCAAAAAATTAGGAGTATAG
- a CDS encoding GDSL-type esterase/lipase family protein, with the protein MLQRLLLFLFMSFSAVTLYAQDKVIRLYEGAAPGSESWTWDEAENNNNAWQTTAVYNVSKPTLTVFEPAQRSATGTAVVICPGGAFHALSINSEGFDVARWLANKGVTCFVLKYRLAHSVTTDPVKEMTEKWGKKEFNEENKAVIPLCIADGKAAIAYVRAHAKEYNINPGKIGIAGFSAGGTVATAAAFDYTPENRPDFVAPVYPFFPTEMIGTIPQDAPPMFIVAATDDGLKLAPHSTNLYEKWVAANHSAEIHMYSTGNHGFGMRVQHLPSDTWIDRFGDWLKVNGYLKLQNPPEWMKNFTDAQLDEMRKKDEERQRNDWANLTRYKEENDKVAQMASSKPRIVFMGNSITEGWKNADSSFFAPGKNYLDRGISGQTTPQMILRFRQDVIELKPAVVVILAGINDIAQNTGPITTEQTFGNIVTMAELARANNIKVIISSVLPAYDFPWRPGLSPADKVVKLNGMLKDYSAKHNIVYLDYFTPMKDERNGLKADLTYDGVHPTLAGYKVMEPLAEKAITEAMKRK; encoded by the coding sequence ATGCTTCAACGATTATTGCTGTTCCTTTTTATGTCATTTTCCGCTGTTACGCTGTATGCGCAGGATAAGGTAATCAGGCTTTACGAAGGTGCTGCGCCGGGCTCAGAAAGCTGGACCTGGGATGAAGCAGAAAATAATAACAATGCATGGCAAACAACAGCTGTATACAATGTTTCCAAACCAACACTCACTGTTTTTGAACCCGCTCAAAGATCAGCCACCGGCACCGCGGTTGTTATATGCCCTGGCGGGGCGTTTCACGCATTATCTATAAACAGTGAAGGTTTTGATGTGGCCAGGTGGCTCGCAAATAAAGGAGTAACCTGTTTTGTATTAAAGTATAGGCTGGCGCACAGCGTTACTACTGATCCCGTAAAAGAAATGACCGAGAAATGGGGCAAGAAAGAATTCAACGAAGAAAACAAAGCAGTTATTCCTCTATGCATAGCCGATGGCAAAGCCGCTATAGCCTATGTACGGGCGCATGCAAAAGAATATAACATAAACCCCGGCAAGATCGGTATTGCTGGTTTCTCTGCCGGTGGCACAGTAGCCACCGCAGCAGCTTTTGATTATACGCCGGAAAACAGGCCAGACTTCGTGGCTCCTGTGTACCCGTTTTTTCCCACTGAAATGATCGGTACCATACCGCAGGATGCACCGCCGATGTTTATTGTTGCAGCAACAGACGATGGTCTTAAACTGGCACCACACAGCACCAACTTATACGAGAAATGGGTGGCAGCTAATCATTCCGCAGAAATTCATATGTATTCAACCGGCAACCATGGTTTTGGCATGCGGGTGCAGCATTTACCAAGCGATACCTGGATAGATCGTTTTGGCGACTGGCTGAAAGTAAACGGCTATCTCAAACTCCAAAACCCACCCGAATGGATGAAGAATTTTACAGACGCACAGCTTGACGAGATGCGTAAAAAGGACGAAGAGCGGCAGCGCAACGACTGGGCAAACCTTACACGCTATAAGGAAGAAAACGACAAGGTAGCACAAATGGCATCTTCCAAACCCCGTATTGTTTTTATGGGTAATTCAATAACAGAAGGCTGGAAGAATGCTGACTCCTCTTTTTTTGCGCCTGGAAAAAATTACCTGGATCGTGGCATCAGCGGACAAACAACACCGCAAATGATCTTACGTTTCCGGCAGGATGTTATAGAGCTTAAACCGGCTGTGGTAGTAATTCTTGCAGGCATTAACGACATTGCACAAAATACCGGCCCTATAACGACGGAACAAACTTTCGGCAATATTGTTACCATGGCAGAACTCGCCAGGGCAAACAATATAAAAGTCATTATATCATCTGTACTTCCTGCATACGATTTTCCATGGCGGCCGGGGCTTTCACCGGCAGACAAGGTGGTAAAATTGAATGGCATGCTAAAGGACTATTCCGCAAAACACAACATTGTGTATCTTGATTATTTTACGCCTATGAAAGATGAACGCAATGGTTTAAAGGCAGACCTCACTTACGATGGCGTACATCCTACATTAGCCGGGTACAAAGTAATGGAGCCACTGGCGGAGAAAGCAATAACAGAAGCGATGAAAAGGAAATGA
- a CDS encoding DMT family transporter translates to MKANGFTSVAAGLLFAILWSSASAATKIGLASAQPFVIAVPRFFIAALVMLLIAHAILKKPVPSIAELRKLAVYGLLNVTIYLGLYVIAMQHVSAGLGSLFVGTNPVMISIITAVWLKQPVTFKTIGSLFLCSAGIVIAAYPLLQESYATPAGLLILLISMISYSAGALYFSRSTWNHLHILTINGWQTLLGGIFLLPFLFTSYDQSENVFDLRWLGSVLWLAVPVSIFAVQLWLYLLRANPVKASFWLFLCPISGFCIAAVLMGEPVTTYTIIGVVFVIAGLYMVQRQSKA, encoded by the coding sequence ATGAAAGCAAATGGGTTTACATCAGTTGCAGCAGGGTTATTATTTGCCATACTATGGTCATCAGCGTCCGCCGCTACCAAAATCGGGTTAGCATCTGCGCAGCCTTTTGTTATAGCTGTACCACGCTTTTTCATAGCTGCATTAGTTATGCTGCTTATTGCACACGCAATACTTAAAAAGCCGGTGCCTTCAATCGCCGAGCTCAGAAAACTGGCTGTTTACGGGCTGCTGAATGTTACAATCTACCTGGGCCTGTATGTAATAGCCATGCAGCATGTTTCTGCCGGGCTGGGGTCTTTGTTTGTTGGTACAAATCCTGTAATGATCAGCATCATCACGGCTGTGTGGCTAAAACAGCCTGTTACTTTTAAAACAATTGGCAGTCTGTTCCTTTGCTCTGCTGGCATTGTTATAGCGGCCTACCCGCTCTTGCAGGAAAGTTATGCAACACCCGCTGGTTTACTTATACTGCTTATAAGCATGATTTCTTATTCCGCCGGTGCCTTGTATTTTTCCCGCAGCACATGGAACCACCTCCATATACTTACCATCAATGGATGGCAAACCTTATTGGGCGGTATTTTCCTGTTACCCTTCTTATTTACTTCTTACGATCAGTCTGAAAATGTATTTGATTTACGCTGGCTGGGGAGCGTTCTGTGGCTTGCTGTTCCCGTATCCATTTTCGCGGTGCAGTTGTGGCTGTATCTCTTGAGGGCAAACCCTGTAAAAGCCTCTTTCTGGCTCTTTCTTTGCCCCATTTCCGGTTTTTGTATTGCCGCCGTACTTATGGGTGAACCTGTTACAACCTATACTATTATTGGTGTGGTCTTTGTTATTGCCGGACTTTACATGGTACAAAGGCAAAGTAAGGCCTAA